The Prosthecobacter fusiformis genomic sequence ATCAAGGTCCACCGCGACGGGGCCAACCCCGCCGGAGGCCAGGAACAACAGGCCATGAGCCGCACCAAGGGCGGACTCAACACGAAGCTGCATGCTGCGGTGGACGGGCGCTGCCAGCCTCAAGCCTTGATTTTGACGGCAGGCACGGAGGCTGATGTCTTGCATGCGCCAGCTTTGCTTGAATCTGTGGAGGGCAGGCGGGTGCTCATGGACAAGGCTTATGAC encodes the following:
- a CDS encoding transposase; the protein is MDVPGVAWETVYGHFRRWAKAGLWDQAMQQMKWHAGKNLGMIDSTHIKVHRDGANPAGGQEQQAMSRTKGGLNTKLHAAVDGRCQPQALILTAGTEADVLHAPALLESVEGRRVLMDKAYD